One Spinacia oleracea cultivar Varoflay chromosome 4, BTI_SOV_V1, whole genome shotgun sequence DNA segment encodes these proteins:
- the LOC110797337 gene encoding uncharacterized protein: MGTLIGHVGPGFGFFAIGLWHLFNHLRLLALKGPNNYKSLPWFPSTLHHRLRRLELHLIMIATFFSVAMELFIGPARHQPFDPDGTIPSNHLHNFEHSSISLTFFVYAFFALALDKWREGGGRNIRAQYDVVQLLGALAFGQQLLLFHLHSSDHMGVEGQYHWLLQLVVFISLSTTILGIAYPGSFVIAYTRSLSILYQGVWLMVMGFALWTPHLISKGCFMHEEEGHKVVRCDGKESLHRAKALVNIQFSWLLILLGVFATSFYVFIMKAYDVEYYSPMALCDQEGEEDVEAQKIEGKIIETHNFVSGAGNNNSNKGIDHMER; encoded by the exons ATGGGCACACTAATCGGGCACGTCGGGCCGGGTTTTGGGTTCTTTGCAATTGGATTATGGCACCTCTTTAACCACCTTAGACTACTAGCCCTCAAAGGACCTAACAACTACAAATCCCTCCCATGGTTCCCTTCCACCCTCCACCACCGCCTCCGCCGCCTCGAACTCCACTTAATCATGATTGCCACCTTCTTCTCCGTCGCCATGGAACTCTTCATCGGCCCGGCCCGCCACCAACCCTTCGACCCGGACGGTACAATCCCTTCAAACCACCTTCACAACTTCGAGCACTCCTCCATTTCTCTTACGTTCTTTGTTTACGCCTTCTTCGCCCTCGCCCTCGACAAGTGGCGCGAGGGCGGCGGCCGTAATATTCGGGCTCAGTACGACGTCGTTCAGCTCCTTGGTGCACTTGCATTTGGTCAACAACTTCTTTTATTTCATCTCCATTCTTCTGATCATATGGGGGTTGAGGGACAATACCATTGGCTACTTCAGCTTGTTGTGTTCATTTCTTTGTCCACTACTATCCTTGGCATCGCCTATCCAG GAAGTTTCGTGATCGCGTACACGAGGTCCCTTAGCATACTCTACCAAGGAGTATGGCTCATGGTCATGGGATTCGCATTGTGGACCCCACACTTGATTTCAAAAGGGTGTTTCATGCATGAAGAAGAAGGTCATAAGGTGGTTAGGTGTGATGGGAAGGAGTCACTTCATCGTGCTAAGGCGCTTGTAAATATTCAGTTTAGTTGGTTGTTGATTTTGTTGGGTGTTTTTGCGACGTCGTTTTATGTCTTTATAATGAAGGCTTATGATGTGGAGTATTATAGTCCTATGGCTTTGTGTGATCAAGAGGGGGAAGAAGATGTTGAAGCGCAGAAGATTGAAGGAAAAATCATTGAAACGCATAACTTTGTTAGTGGGGCCGggaataataatagtaataaggGTATTGATCACATGGAAAGGTAG